The Hippoglossus stenolepis isolate QCI-W04-F060 chromosome 12, HSTE1.2, whole genome shotgun sequence genome segment ttttaaagtataCAGGTTTGGACGTCATGCAACAACAGCAGGTCCCATTAcaaaaaaagtaacaaaataataataataatcattaatttaaaaaatggtaaaggatttaagtttttaaaattATAGCAGAACAATATACAACAaccttaaattaaattacttttttccaACAAGAGATGTTTTAAAGACTGCCAGCTAGATTTAAGAAACAAAAtctattaataacaataataatattaataataataataattttaaaggtctttttcatttttagaaaatacttcaaattgattaaaagtgaaaaaaggagGCTGTGCATTGCATGAGTGCCatcagtctgtcagtcagtcagcttCCCCCTGAACACACGACACCAAAGAGCTTAACGAGAGAAGCGGGGAGCGCTTCGCCAACGACACCTCCATGCcagtagaaaataaaattaatacACACAAAACTCACTCATACACACTCACGCACATCAGGTGAATTTTTTGCCAGAGTAGTGCGGGactgcgcgcacacacagacacacacacacgcacacatttctTCAAACTGTGTGTGCGGTGGTATCGACTTGTGGCGATCACAGTACCCGTTTAGTGTATTGTAATGCTTTTTCACTTCAGTGTGTTCGACCTGAACTCCTGCAGTGGTGTTTGCTGTCTGTGGGACTGGGACCGATACGCTGGCCAGCGTCGGAGTGTTGTTTCtgagatgaaacacaaacagagtgaAAACTCTTCAAAAAAATAAAGGCAAGACATTCTCACTGGGACCCATGTCCTTAGACGCAATGAAAACCACCAAACAGAACTTACgccaaataaaaataagagttcagaataaaatagaataaaaaaaatcagtagTAACATTTTCATGTGCTATTAAAGTGCAATTGAATGAGATTTTGCGACACACAAGAACATGACTCACTTAAACCCCGAACATCAAACTTCTCTTCACCTCCCCATGGCTCTCTGCCTTTCTcactctgctctttctttccctttatCAAACCCAGCAGTCTGTTCTACTTCCACAGTTCCTGGGAGCTGTCCTCAATCGCCCAATCCCTGACATTGGGCAGTGCCAGCGGTTCACTCTTTACTGACAACGAGTTGACCAGTTCACAATGGAACTTGCGGATGTGTCGGTAGAGGTCCCCGGACTGCGTGAAGCGCCGCTCGCACCACTTGCAAGCATGCGGCTTCTCACGCGTGTGCACCACTGCGTGGCGGCTGAGGTTGTGTGAGTACTGGAAGCTCTTGCCgcaggtggtgcaggtgtagGGTTTCTCACCAGAGTGTGTCCGCTCGTGGCGCTTCAGCGTGTACATGCAGGAGAAGGTCTTGCTGCAGATGGTGCAGGTGGGCACGTTGACGTCTCCGGCGGGCTTGGCGCGGATGCCCTCCTGCTCCCTGAAGTGGGAGCTGAGGTGAAGCTGGAGGATGTGCGGGGAGGGGAAAACCTTGTTACACAGCGGGCACATGAAGATCTGGGTGTGTTGAGCTGACAGCATGTTGGAGACGTAGGGCAGCAGGGCACTATCCATGCTGGCCACCTCGGCCTGGGCGCGCTCGTTTTCACCTCCCAGTAGGTCCTCGTCATCTGCTGTGGTTGGAGGCTTCTCATCTCGCTCCAGCTCAGAGGCCAGAGAGGCCTCTCGCAGAGCGGACAGGTGCGCTTCCAGGCCAAGCCGCCGCTGGACTGACAGAGGCCCTCCGACCCCGTGGTGGGTTAGGCCCCCGTTGGCGCTGGGAACTGTTGCCTTGGTGATGCCGCTGTGCTCCATTTCATAGTCCCCACCTCCTagttcctcttcctcgtctGAAGCCACGCCCCTCTCTACCTTCACCCTCACAGCCAATGGGCTTTGGATGCTGTCTGGTGTGGCTGCACTGCTGAAATAGGATTGGTGGTGGTTACTGTGGTTGCTACTGGGGATAGGCTTCACTGACAGGTCCAGGACACAGTCAGCCACATCATTTGAGACCCTCCTGCCCCTGTGCGCTCCACGAGAGCTGACAGAGCGGTGCGACCTCTGGGAGAGGGATCCAGTGGAGCTGGAGGGGCTTCCGGCCGGAGAGAGCAGCTTTCCTCTCTCCCGAAGACTTTCCCCAGCCTGTGTCACAGCCTCACTGTGACCTGGGCTGGTTGTAGCCAAGGCCGGTGTTGCTGATCTGTCCGCAGACGGCAGCCTCAGCCACAGCGGTGCACTCTCTGCctttgcttcctcctcctcatcactgtGCAGCAGGTCAGCAGTTGCAGGCCGGCCGGTAGAACCGTCTGATAGACTGTCTGCCTTATCAGAGCAGCTGGACCCACCGTCCTCCTCTCTGCGCGTGCTGTCCGCCTCCGTCGTGGCCTTCTGCTTCAAACGTTTCTTACACACCTTCACAATGTCATACATGTGTAAGTAGCTGGCCGCTGCCAGCACATCCTCCACGGGAAGGTCCTGGAACTGCAGCTTGCCCTCATACATGAACTCCAGGAGCAGGGAAAAGGCCGGGGCTGTGACAATGTCGCTGTTGAGATGCACCACATCTCTCTTGTCCAGCTGGTCCTTGTAGAAGAGGTGAAAGTACATGCTGCAGGAGGCCAACACAGCACGGTGCGCACGGAACTGGACATCGCCCACCAGCACCGTGGAGTCACACAGGAAGCCCTGGTGCCGCTGCTCGCTCAGACACTGGAGTAAATGTCTGCTGTGGTCTGGGAACTCCATCCTGCCGTCCTCATAACCTgcagcaacacagagacacagaagcaGAGTCAGATCTCAGTACATCTCATAAAGGTATCATCGCCCATTATGTCTTAAGAATTAAAACTAATCTGAATTAGCAGAAATAAGCAGAAATATAGACAAAAGCAAAATCTATAAAAGAGGATTTAAACTGAGAGACATTGAAAACAGattgaagtaaaataaaagaatagaataaagtaaaatagataaataaataaatgaaaagagatgCTTGAAATAAGCATTCGAAGAAGACACGCAAGCGAAAGAAACACTTCAGGAGGAGGCAAGtgtaacagattttttttttaaagatatcgaaataaaaaataaaaaactcataTCAAAAACGCAGCAAagatacaatatatatatttaaaatttgacTCACAATCACAACATGAACAGAAATATTTCTGCTCAAATTAAAATACACCACGGAGGTTACTGTAAAGTCAGACACCTATTCCTTCTTACAATTACACAAAATCgttttatattaattatattatcctttcataaatatataataaaatcaagGCAATTAAGAGTAATTAAAGAATAGTGTCTAATTCTGCCTTTACCCAGAGAAAGACTCAGGTAAACCACCAGCGACAGATTCTTCTACTCTGTCTCTCCGTTCTCTCTCTGAATCTCTCTAACTCCTCTGCCTGCACTCCTGGATTGTCGCTGCTCCTACGCTGGTTATTTTTATTAACCCACTTTGGCCTGGCCTGGCACAGCCCTTTTAGGTAACCGGCTTTCAGCTGCACACACTGTCCTCACgtacacaacacactcacacacacatatacacaccaCCAGCCTACCTACCAACCACCTCCACAGGCTAAGTCGAGCAGGAAAACTGCCCAATTGAAATAGCACTGTcgagaaagaaaacagcttgTCCCTTGTTTAACCTGCGAGCGCCGGCTTTAAGTGTAAGTttagacggaggaggaggaaaaaaaggactGAAAACTTGCTGCTCGTCAGGtgtagttaaaaaaaagttcgattaaaaagaaattaaaaaaaggaattcGGCAAGATTTCAGAAGTCGTTAACGAGAATGAAATCTGTAAAATCCCACCTGTTAACCGAGTGGATTTCTCCTGCCTGAGAAAATACATCGGCCCCGCTCGGCACTGTGTTAACCAAAGCAGTTAAATCACCTCATTTAAATGAAGCTACACCAAgaatgtcagtgtgtgtgagagactgtgtgtgtgtgtgtgtgtgtgtgtgtgtgtgtggtggggtatgtgtgcgtgtgctcgcCCTACAGCTCAttcaaactgcttttaatgagGGGGCTTACGGGGACAAGGGTGTACCACCTCCCACCTctccacacccccaccccctgtcCAGTCAAactcctcttccacctcctccttccacGCACTCACCATCCGTCACTCACACACTACCGTTCCCATCTAAATCTTACAAGAAAAACCCCTACACATCCGCCCCATAGTAGAAACTGCCCTTTTCCTcaacccccaccaccccacccaccacccAGAAGAGAAGATTTACAATACAATCACTGTAAGTGCCCTGCTCGTCACAGCATCAATCCTAATCCTTAAAGATGTCTAAAAATAAAGACGGCTGTGGCGGCGAACGGGGAGGGAGCCGTCGGCAGAGGCTCAGGAGGGCAGCCGCCTGTCAACCCGGCCAACCCGGCCCCGGACCGGCCGGCTCAGGCAGGGgtctgagaaagagagagagacacggaggggcagtgagggagagggtgagggagaggctGGGACGGCCGGGGAGGGAGGCTTACCCACATCTGATCCAGCTGACGGGGGCCATATGGCAGCTGCTAGCCAGATAAAGAGATTAAGACTAGGAGGGAGTGCGATTACAGCTGTCTAGCCAATTCAGGCAGCTCAAATCTGCAACTTCTAAATTAGTCTCCTCTACTCCAGCCGACAGGAGGGGAGAAAAGTGGGTAGAGCAGACCGCACATGCTTTCAAGTAATTTAACAGCgagtgagaaaaaacacaggTTGGATGATTAGGATCAAATGACTGCTCACTATATTTTTTGcttaaaacattaaatctgttgttatttgaaaaaaaaaaaagtcctttaAGCGTCTTTAATCAAATTTAACAAATTGCAAAATGAGTGAAAAATGTTGGATTAATGTTTGTTGAAAAAGCAGAACTTTAAATGAAGATTTCCCTTGATTTATAAAGAGAAAACGAAACTCTGACAGATGTAACTCTGCTTTCAAAATAATGTGTCCCCACGGAAAATGACTGATAAATGTAAATAGCAAacagaagacaaaacaacagctgAGTTGTAAATGCAGCTCTCCAGACTCCAAACTCAAAAGAAACCCAGCGGACTGGTAGACCCGGACAGCAATTACCCCTCAGACAGGCAGCACCAACACAAGTTCACTACTGAGGCACTCACCAGCAGTTTCACGCAGCGCTCACACAGCTCTGACACACCGGAGATccccacaacaacacaaaataactaCTCCACTACCCCGGACTCTACTCCAAGCACCGGGTCtcatacacactcatgcacacacacacacacacaaaacgatACCTGCAGCAGAATGCATCAACTTGATTAACTCCACTGTAGCAGAATAGCTGGGCTctctggctggctggctgggaatggctgtgtctgtctctctctctcctctctctctctctctttcttccttgctctttctcttcctcGCTCGCACTCTCTGAATCAATGAGTGGgtagaagagaagaagaagagggaggctggcaaaaaaaaaaaaaaccacgcTGTTCAAACTGCGAGGGACAGATGCAAAGTGGAGGAGATGTTGGAGGGGGAACGAGAtaccacctccctcctcctcctaacTGATCggcagccacaaacacacacacacacacacacacacacacacacacatgcacagagcaCTAACTCTCCCAGGCTGCCGCTGAGACTCACAATAAAGGACTGGGGAGGGGTGGAGgcggtggagggatggaggaggaggaggagggggaggaggtggggtggaTGGCAGCCTGTCAGCTGCTCTGACATCATCCTCAGATGGAGATGCTACCTCCAGCTGTGCTCTTTCTACAGCCATATGCTGCCTCCTCTACACTCCTGCCACCAGACTCCTCTTTCATTCTACCAACACCACGCAACTTAGTCTCTTtctcccccattctctctctctgtggaaaaaaaaaacacacacatggatctACTAA includes the following:
- the zbtb18 gene encoding zinc finger and BTB domain-containing protein 18 isoform X2 is translated as MHSAAGYEDGRMEFPDHSRHLLQCLSEQRHQGFLCDSTVLVGDVQFRAHRAVLASCSMYFHLFYKDQLDKRDVVHLNSDIVTAPAFSLLLEFMYEGKLQFQDLPVEDVLAAASYLHMYDIVKVCKKRLKQKATTEADSTRREEDGGSSCSDKADSLSDGSTGRPATADLLHSDEEEEAKAESAPLWLRLPSADRSATPALATTSPGHSEAVTQAGESLRERGKLLSPAGSPSSSTGSLSQRSHRSVSSRGAHRGRRVSNDVADCVLDLSVKPIPSSNHSNHHQSYFSSAATPDSIQSPLAVRVKVERGVASDEEEELGGGDYEMEHSGITKATVPSANGGLTHHGVGGPLSVQRRLGLEAHLSALREASLASELERDEKPPTTADDEDLLGGENERAQAEVASMDSALLPYVSNMLSAQHTQIFMCPLCNKVFPSPHILQLHLSSHFREQEGIRAKPAGDVNVPTCTICSKTFSCMYTLKRHERTHSGEKPYTCTTCGKSFQYSHNLSRHAVVHTREKPHACKWCERRFTQSGDLYRHIRKFHCELVNSLSVKSEPLALPNVRDWAIEDSSQELWK
- the zbtb18 gene encoding zinc finger and BTB domain-containing protein 18 isoform X1; amino-acid sequence: MYFLRQEKSTRLTGYEDGRMEFPDHSRHLLQCLSEQRHQGFLCDSTVLVGDVQFRAHRAVLASCSMYFHLFYKDQLDKRDVVHLNSDIVTAPAFSLLLEFMYEGKLQFQDLPVEDVLAAASYLHMYDIVKVCKKRLKQKATTEADSTRREEDGGSSCSDKADSLSDGSTGRPATADLLHSDEEEEAKAESAPLWLRLPSADRSATPALATTSPGHSEAVTQAGESLRERGKLLSPAGSPSSSTGSLSQRSHRSVSSRGAHRGRRVSNDVADCVLDLSVKPIPSSNHSNHHQSYFSSAATPDSIQSPLAVRVKVERGVASDEEEELGGGDYEMEHSGITKATVPSANGGLTHHGVGGPLSVQRRLGLEAHLSALREASLASELERDEKPPTTADDEDLLGGENERAQAEVASMDSALLPYVSNMLSAQHTQIFMCPLCNKVFPSPHILQLHLSSHFREQEGIRAKPAGDVNVPTCTICSKTFSCMYTLKRHERTHSGEKPYTCTTCGKSFQYSHNLSRHAVVHTREKPHACKWCERRFTQSGDLYRHIRKFHCELVNSLSVKSEPLALPNVRDWAIEDSSQELWK
- the zbtb18 gene encoding zinc finger and BTB domain-containing protein 18 isoform X3 gives rise to the protein MEFPDHSRHLLQCLSEQRHQGFLCDSTVLVGDVQFRAHRAVLASCSMYFHLFYKDQLDKRDVVHLNSDIVTAPAFSLLLEFMYEGKLQFQDLPVEDVLAAASYLHMYDIVKVCKKRLKQKATTEADSTRREEDGGSSCSDKADSLSDGSTGRPATADLLHSDEEEEAKAESAPLWLRLPSADRSATPALATTSPGHSEAVTQAGESLRERGKLLSPAGSPSSSTGSLSQRSHRSVSSRGAHRGRRVSNDVADCVLDLSVKPIPSSNHSNHHQSYFSSAATPDSIQSPLAVRVKVERGVASDEEEELGGGDYEMEHSGITKATVPSANGGLTHHGVGGPLSVQRRLGLEAHLSALREASLASELERDEKPPTTADDEDLLGGENERAQAEVASMDSALLPYVSNMLSAQHTQIFMCPLCNKVFPSPHILQLHLSSHFREQEGIRAKPAGDVNVPTCTICSKTFSCMYTLKRHERTHSGEKPYTCTTCGKSFQYSHNLSRHAVVHTREKPHACKWCERRFTQSGDLYRHIRKFHCELVNSLSVKSEPLALPNVRDWAIEDSSQELWK